One segment of Allorhodopirellula heiligendammensis DNA contains the following:
- a CDS encoding DUF1559 domain-containing protein — protein MDRPNPRRAAFTLVELLVVIAIIGVLVGLLLPAVQAAREAARRMSCSNNFKQLGLAMHNYHAAFDKLPMHGTGTHPPAPINAWVSSPDGNNMRLSALVGLLPFMEQQALWQQISNPLLGRTDGTTTNPGGTIPWSAMGPTPENIQYPPWATEIAALRCPSDPGTGLPALGRTNYVACTGDSAQNNRDGYLEKPGVVLPYKPSSGTATRSQASGRGVFHIGQQLGLRDILDGTANTIAMGEIATDLGDKDVRTIGGRLAGNNNASPFIADPLYCRNTVPGIDPTRPQFWAVGTDGVSDGRGFRWSDAYPVFGQCTTIRPPNSEICGMSSWDRNMSASTSSRHQGGTHVLMGDGAVKFITDSIESGNQSAGNVVSGGTGLRAPGSASPYGLWGALGTRGSREVTNSDF, from the coding sequence ATGGATCGACCCAATCCCCGACGAGCAGCATTCACGCTCGTCGAACTCCTCGTCGTAATCGCCATCATTGGCGTGCTCGTGGGGCTGCTCTTACCAGCTGTCCAAGCCGCACGCGAAGCGGCACGGCGGATGAGCTGCAGCAATAATTTCAAGCAACTTGGCTTGGCCATGCATAACTATCACGCAGCGTTTGATAAACTGCCGATGCACGGCACCGGAACGCACCCGCCCGCCCCGATCAATGCGTGGGTGTCGTCTCCCGATGGTAACAACATGCGTCTGAGCGCCTTGGTTGGCCTGTTACCTTTTATGGAGCAGCAAGCTCTGTGGCAGCAGATCAGCAACCCGTTGCTCGGTCGCACCGATGGCACAACGACAAACCCTGGCGGCACGATTCCCTGGTCAGCGATGGGCCCGACCCCCGAGAATATCCAGTACCCACCATGGGCCACTGAGATCGCCGCTCTGCGATGCCCCAGTGACCCGGGAACAGGCCTGCCCGCCCTGGGACGCACCAACTACGTGGCTTGCACGGGAGACTCGGCGCAGAACAACCGTGATGGTTACCTGGAAAAACCGGGAGTGGTCCTTCCCTACAAACCAAGTTCGGGAACCGCGACGCGTAGCCAAGCGAGCGGGCGAGGTGTATTCCACATTGGTCAGCAACTCGGGTTGCGAGACATCCTTGATGGTACCGCCAACACAATTGCCATGGGTGAGATTGCGACTGACCTGGGTGATAAAGACGTTCGCACAATTGGCGGACGTTTGGCGGGCAACAACAATGCGTCGCCCTTCATCGCCGACCCATTATACTGTCGCAACACGGTGCCCGGCATCGACCCCACCCGTCCTCAGTTTTGGGCCGTCGGGACCGATGGCGTAAGTGATGGGCGTGGGTTTCGTTGGTCCGATGCCTATCCCGTCTTTGGCCAGTGCACCACAATTCGCCCGCCTAATAGCGAGATCTGTGGTATGAGCTCGTGGGACCGCAATATGTCTGCGTCGACGTCGAGCCGCCACCAAGGTGGTACGCACGTTCTGATGGGCGACGGCGCGGTCAAGTTCATCACTGATTCGATCGAGTCTGGCAATCAATCCGCCGGCAACGTGGTTAGTGGCGGAACTGGATTACGGGCCCCTGGATCCGCGAGTCCTTACGGGCTGTGGGGAGCACTGGGAACCCGGGGTTCACGAGAAGTCACGAATAGCGACTTTTAA
- a CDS encoding DUF1559 family PulG-like putative transporter — protein MEQQHGGIQDNGSASNDGTWGDPGSGKWSRGFFRARHFLGFDDILDGLSNTIAAGENVVYQGDLSIKGGIYTAGGNVNGAVNTPPGTWEATIVDPANPQQYLRSLSVSGGGGTVGVDQEVHHHQGHRWSDGRLPYSSIQTVRSPNSYSVQQAEGNTGYFSVGSYHQGGAHVLMGDGAVKYITDSIEAGNQMSYAVGSDPTTGGYGTKSDAGLKSPFGLWGALGTRNAKETEAIVP, from the coding sequence ATGGAGCAGCAGCACGGCGGCATCCAGGACAATGGATCCGCATCCAACGATGGGACTTGGGGAGATCCTGGGTCTGGAAAATGGTCGCGTGGTTTTTTCCGTGCTCGTCATTTCCTTGGTTTCGATGATATCTTGGATGGATTATCCAATACAATCGCGGCCGGAGAAAACGTTGTATACCAGGGCGACCTGTCAATTAAAGGTGGCATCTATACCGCCGGAGGTAACGTCAACGGCGCAGTCAATACTCCGCCAGGAACGTGGGAGGCAACAATCGTAGACCCAGCCAACCCTCAGCAATACCTGCGGTCGCTTTCTGTTTCGGGTGGAGGTGGCACGGTAGGGGTCGATCAAGAAGTTCATCACCACCAAGGGCACCGGTGGTCCGACGGTCGTTTGCCGTACAGTTCTATTCAAACAGTGCGTTCGCCAAACAGCTATAGCGTGCAGCAGGCTGAGGGCAATACAGGCTACTTTTCTGTGGGCAGTTATCACCAAGGTGGAGCCCACGTCCTCATGGGTGATGGCGCGGTTAAGTACATCACTGATTCCATTGAAGCTGGAAATCAAATGAGCTATGCCGTGGGTTCAGATCCCACAACTGGTGGGTATGGCACAAAATCGGACGCCGGTCTCAAGAGCCCGTTTGGTCTCTGGGGTGCACTCGGAACACGCAACGCGAAAGAAACCGAAGCCATTGTTCCCTGA
- a CDS encoding FG-GAP-like repeat-containing protein: protein MFPCQSLLDRANVLILLLTTLLCSAVLFVCGCRREETGRVKSPADSSEVIAEASDRARGEADPLAAAMAQMQRGHPEKALHAVEEILGSQPKNIEALGAAVEIHSRQGGFAEAADYGVRLANADPRDAPALLIRCFDWNLRAGRYALAEANLLAALELAPRDVAARRLLVQLLNSQGRRIETRSHVEELIRGKAVAWPEILSLIDMRGPFTLVSFDEAIDVAKVSLFSLGKLRTSYAGFESKPAQVIESAERILEACPESASAWAFYGRLLVENGRERDIPDWLSDVPPGMSGQPEYWTTLGTWLQRADRHAEAIRAYGEALRLDSGNREALRDLIVSLDKMGAEEQSLAARQQLAILDQIFRTARDADAEQSMWIATEMQKLTRPWEALAWMMHAAQISGNLGQLIPELDRRASIVAQWEAATNPELIATSRVAKLLGFELENYPLPNLDEIADVDVTSIASMSPNSQPPDRDPPPAEDPRMIRFDDVASEVGIDVTTETGFFAQPDSYYSYQVDGSGIGVLDYDLDGRPDVYVMQSGGPPNDAQGSEPNVLFRQVPGRSFADVTLQAQTTDRNFGAGVAVGDVNQDGFPDLLLGNVGASVLFINQGDGSFRNASELLQENPATWTSSFAIADLSGDHLPELIQVNYIDDPTAFEVKCAGGYLLCQPQRFHPATDRVLKANADGTFATWKSITTIADQPKLGLGLVVANFDKQHGNDFFVSNDGDLNHYWNSVPSDDASEDRFTLVESAGLRGCSIGQGGTSQACMGIAAGDFNRDGLLDMYITNFYHEPVNLFVQNRLGFFTDQVTRFGLSEPSMSMLGFGTQSRDFDNDGWLDLATLNGHVFDASDQGVPFRMKAQLMTGDRRGFTLEQPDTAGAYWQREQLGRALATWDWNADGKMDLIANHLDQPVAVLQNNSETPNWLQLELVGTTSERDAIGADVIITSGSESWTAFRTAGDGYMVSNEPVLHFGIGDHIKLDRVVVNWPSGRAQTFNDVSANARYLLVEDVAEPYQRPAAK, encoded by the coding sequence ATGTTTCCATGCCAGTCGCTGCTCGATCGTGCGAATGTCCTGATTCTGCTGCTAACCACTCTTCTCTGCTCCGCTGTGCTCTTCGTTTGCGGTTGTCGGCGCGAGGAGACCGGTCGTGTGAAGTCGCCCGCTGATTCGTCCGAGGTGATCGCCGAGGCAAGTGATCGTGCTCGGGGCGAGGCCGATCCATTGGCAGCAGCGATGGCGCAGATGCAACGAGGCCATCCCGAGAAGGCTTTGCACGCTGTCGAGGAAATCCTCGGCAGCCAGCCGAAGAATATCGAGGCACTCGGCGCGGCGGTTGAGATTCACAGTCGTCAGGGTGGATTCGCGGAGGCTGCGGATTACGGCGTACGGCTGGCCAACGCCGATCCACGCGATGCGCCAGCCCTGTTGATTCGCTGCTTTGATTGGAATCTTCGGGCAGGTCGATACGCTCTGGCGGAGGCGAACTTGCTCGCCGCGCTCGAGTTGGCTCCCCGCGATGTCGCTGCACGCCGCTTGTTAGTTCAATTGTTGAATTCTCAAGGGCGCCGGATCGAGACTCGCTCGCACGTCGAGGAACTGATCCGTGGCAAGGCGGTAGCATGGCCAGAGATCTTGAGTTTAATTGACATGCGAGGTCCTTTCACACTCGTTTCCTTCGATGAGGCGATCGACGTTGCCAAGGTGTCGTTATTCTCGTTGGGGAAGCTGCGGACGTCCTACGCGGGCTTCGAGAGCAAACCGGCACAAGTCATTGAGAGTGCCGAACGCATTCTCGAGGCCTGTCCGGAGAGTGCCTCCGCATGGGCGTTCTATGGGCGTTTGCTCGTTGAAAATGGACGGGAGCGGGACATTCCCGACTGGCTGTCCGATGTGCCCCCCGGAATGTCAGGCCAGCCGGAGTACTGGACTACACTGGGAACCTGGCTGCAGAGAGCTGATCGACATGCTGAAGCCATTCGCGCCTATGGTGAGGCGTTGCGTTTGGATTCGGGTAATCGAGAAGCATTGCGGGATTTGATCGTGTCGCTCGACAAAATGGGAGCGGAGGAGCAATCCCTCGCCGCCAGACAGCAGCTCGCGATACTGGATCAAATCTTTCGCACCGCGCGTGACGCCGACGCCGAGCAGTCCATGTGGATTGCGACAGAAATGCAGAAGCTCACGCGGCCCTGGGAGGCGTTGGCGTGGATGATGCATGCGGCCCAGATCAGCGGGAATCTCGGCCAGCTTATTCCTGAATTGGACCGGCGTGCTTCGATCGTCGCACAGTGGGAGGCCGCCACAAATCCAGAGCTCATTGCGACCAGCCGAGTGGCGAAGTTGCTGGGCTTTGAACTGGAGAATTACCCGTTGCCCAATTTGGACGAGATCGCAGATGTAGATGTGACGTCGATCGCGTCGATGTCACCCAATTCCCAACCGCCCGACCGCGATCCCCCACCCGCGGAAGATCCAAGGATGATCCGGTTCGATGACGTCGCCAGTGAAGTTGGTATCGATGTCACTACCGAGACCGGCTTTTTCGCACAGCCCGACAGCTATTATTCTTACCAGGTCGACGGCAGCGGCATTGGCGTACTTGATTATGATCTCGACGGTCGACCCGATGTCTACGTGATGCAGTCGGGAGGTCCTCCTAATGATGCACAGGGATCTGAACCCAATGTGTTATTTCGCCAGGTGCCCGGTCGTTCATTCGCTGACGTGACTCTGCAAGCACAGACAACCGACCGGAACTTTGGCGCGGGCGTTGCGGTAGGCGACGTGAATCAGGACGGCTTTCCCGATTTGCTGCTGGGGAATGTGGGCGCATCGGTGCTTTTTATAAATCAAGGCGATGGGTCGTTTCGCAATGCCAGTGAGTTACTCCAGGAAAACCCTGCGACCTGGACGTCCAGCTTTGCCATCGCGGATCTCAGCGGTGACCACCTACCTGAACTGATTCAAGTCAATTATATCGATGACCCGACCGCTTTTGAGGTTAAATGCGCCGGTGGATATCTGCTTTGTCAGCCACAGCGATTCCACCCCGCGACCGATCGAGTGCTGAAAGCGAACGCGGACGGGACCTTCGCCACTTGGAAATCGATCACGACAATTGCCGATCAACCCAAACTCGGGCTGGGGCTCGTCGTCGCAAACTTTGACAAGCAACACGGAAACGACTTCTTTGTTTCCAATGACGGGGACCTCAACCACTACTGGAATAGCGTCCCCTCCGATGACGCCAGCGAAGATCGGTTTACTCTGGTGGAGTCAGCCGGACTGCGGGGATGCAGCATCGGCCAAGGCGGAACCAGTCAAGCGTGCATGGGCATTGCCGCAGGCGACTTCAATCGCGACGGCCTGCTGGACATGTACATCACGAATTTTTACCACGAACCCGTTAATCTCTTTGTTCAAAATCGGCTGGGTTTCTTCACAGACCAGGTGACACGTTTCGGACTGAGCGAGCCGTCCATGTCGATGCTAGGTTTTGGCACCCAAAGTCGAGATTTCGACAACGATGGTTGGCTCGATTTAGCGACCCTCAATGGGCACGTGTTCGACGCTTCCGATCAAGGCGTTCCATTTCGCATGAAAGCGCAATTGATGACGGGGGATCGGCGCGGCTTCACGCTCGAGCAGCCCGATACGGCGGGAGCATATTGGCAGCGAGAGCAATTGGGACGGGCACTCGCCACGTGGGACTGGAATGCCGATGGCAAGATGGACCTAATCGCCAATCACCTCGACCAACCAGTCGCGGTACTCCAGAACAACTCGGAGACGCCGAACTGGCTTCAGCTCGAGTTGGTCGGCACCACTAGCGAGCGTGATGCGATCGGCGCGGACGTTATCATCACGTCGGGATCTGAATCTTGGACAGCCTTCCGCACGGCAGGCGACGGATACATGGTCAGCAATGAGCCCGTGCTGCATTTCGGCATCGGCGACCATATAAAACTCGATCGCGTCGTAGTGAACTGGCCGAGTGGCCGAGCTCAAACGTTCAACGATGTGTCAGCGAACGCGCGTTACCTGTTGGTCGAGGACGTTGCAGAGCCGTACCAGCGACCTGCCGCAAAATGA
- a CDS encoding DUF1559 domain-containing protein, which translates to MSRKFDFRSRQAFTLVELLVVIAIIGVLVGLLLPAVQAAREAARRMQCSNNFKQLGLAMHNYHSTYDNLPMLSGGTDESGGGDNNRFWLSWRVGLLPYFEQQALWQQISNTYVYDVAGNPTQNYPPMGPVPWHQSYVPWLTEVGTYRCPSDPFRRSRGSNEVAYANYSACAGDATYEQQHGGINGSGIASTNGTWGDPGSGKWSRGFFRARHFLGFRDVLDGLSNTIAMGENAVYQGDLSIKGGIYTAGGNANGAVNTPPGDWQTTIVDPANPQQYLRSLSVGGGGGTVGVDQQVHHHQGHRWCDGRLPYSSIQTVRPPNSYSVQQAEGNTGYFSVGSYHQGGAHVLMGDGAVKFITDSIEAGNQNGYAVGSDPTTGGGGTKADAGLKSPFGLWGALGTRNGKEPEASVP; encoded by the coding sequence ATGAGTCGAAAATTTGATTTTCGTTCTCGACAGGCATTTACGCTTGTTGAACTGCTGGTGGTGATTGCCATTATCGGCGTCCTTGTCGGGCTCTTATTGCCCGCCGTCCAAGCTGCCCGTGAAGCAGCTCGGCGTATGCAGTGCAGTAACAATTTCAAGCAGCTTGGACTTGCGATGCACAACTACCACTCCACCTACGACAACCTCCCGATGCTTTCGGGCGGAACTGACGAGAGCGGTGGTGGTGACAATAACCGTTTTTGGCTGTCATGGCGTGTCGGTCTGTTGCCCTATTTTGAGCAGCAAGCTCTGTGGCAACAGATTAGCAATACGTACGTCTATGACGTTGCTGGAAACCCCACGCAGAACTACCCTCCCATGGGGCCAGTTCCGTGGCACCAGTCGTATGTTCCCTGGCTGACGGAAGTTGGTACTTATCGCTGCCCCAGCGATCCGTTTCGTCGTAGTCGTGGCTCCAATGAAGTTGCTTACGCGAACTATTCCGCCTGTGCCGGTGACGCGACCTACGAGCAACAGCATGGTGGTATCAACGGTAGTGGCATCGCCAGCACCAACGGAACATGGGGCGACCCTGGGTCCGGTAAGTGGTCACGTGGATTCTTCCGCGCCCGCCACTTCCTCGGCTTCCGTGACGTGCTCGATGGTTTGTCCAACACAATCGCGATGGGCGAAAACGCCGTCTATCAAGGCGATTTGTCGATCAAGGGCGGTATCTACACTGCTGGCGGAAACGCTAACGGTGCGGTCAATACTCCGCCTGGAGATTGGCAGACGACCATTGTTGACCCCGCGAACCCACAACAGTACCTCCGGTCACTGTCGGTCGGCGGCGGCGGCGGCACGGTTGGCGTCGATCAGCAGGTTCACCACCATCAAGGCCACCGTTGGTGCGATGGACGGTTGCCTTATAGCTCGATTCAAACCGTTCGTCCTCCCAACAGTTACAGCGTGCAGCAGGCTGAGGGTAACACAGGTTACTTCTCGGTGGGCAGTTATCACCAAGGTGGTGCCCACGTCCTGATGGGTGACGGTGCCGTCAAGTTCATTACGGACTCGATCGAAGCCGGCAACCAAAACGGATATGCCGTTGGCTCGGATCCGACGACCGGTGGTGGCGGTACGAAGGCCGATGCCGGTTTGAAGAGTCCCTTTGGGCTGTGGGGTGCCCTCGGTACCCGGAATGGTAAAGAGCCAGAAGCCTCTGTTCCTTAA
- a CDS encoding FG-GAP-like repeat-containing protein, with amino-acid sequence MLDQSCPNVQSIWRLACLVGLGLLALLATASCDHASPNNRGDRRASSESAGNRDRAVRSQTAHSIEAASQALAQGRLDVAEATLKHCLLADPNDPQALRLSADLANRRQDAHSAAVLYQSAVDVLGEAADRDILNNWYRSLVQAGRPYDAIEALSEISLRFPGDAQSRYDLAGLAAACGVPEAAVPAMKWLVQRGQSDAESLLLLADPGRVEPDAETCEKLLAISGDDRRPEFGLAKLDALQQNWSAVATRLASLVESSPQFAPAYSLYGESLLELGESSQLPAWRATAPPSALESAHFWRVVGRWEQSQGHHEQAAKAFWESLRRDGTSRPEMLTQLLVSLHQLNRDDDAAKLTDLIVKQTELRDAIKIHLERLGNSQAACMRVADAMLALGRIWEAEGWARIAVSLPQEKLSDLRERYMLVRNQLSVDTPWQLPAADPAALLDLSSLSGTATGDVSAPAIDTGPISQGRISFADEAQTRGWLHTSIPAPAVGGHTIAQSVGGGVAVLDFDCDGWPDLAAATLDGTALQNDSSPNRLSRNQDGHFVDVSAAANYRDTGFGQGIAVGDYNDDGFPDLFDANIGRNRLYRNNGDGTFSDISDEVGLSGEAWTTSVAMIDLDGDAVIDLYEANYCAGRKPFEHECHNRFGLGTCSPLLFDAEPDRVWRGRSDGKFVEETAAWMSQTSPGRGLGLVAGELDQHPGMDVLVGNDMTVNHLWSSQLGKQPFYLADLGVMRGLGTSGNSRSQASMGIAAADADGDGDLDLFMTHFSDDYNTYYEQVAPGFWSDRSYQVGLGEPSMKLLGFGTQWADFDNRGGQELMVANGHVDRIDRADLSYRMPPQFFSRTSRGRWDEWDRATLGEYFTGDHLGRALVVLDVNRDGRLDAAITHLDDPAALLVNQTPDAGRSIHLELKATRSPRDAIGARVTATIGTRSFAAQLTTGDGYMASNERRIHLGCGPADTVSDVTVIWPSGDVEQFGTLASGRDYLIVEGSGGALTMREYR; translated from the coding sequence GTGCTTGATCAATCCTGTCCAAATGTTCAGTCGATCTGGCGTCTTGCTTGCCTGGTTGGGCTAGGTTTGTTGGCTTTGCTGGCGACAGCTAGTTGCGATCACGCGTCGCCCAATAACCGCGGAGACCGGCGTGCCTCTTCCGAGAGTGCTGGCAACCGAGACCGAGCCGTACGCAGCCAGACCGCGCACAGCATCGAGGCTGCCTCGCAGGCCCTAGCTCAAGGTCGCCTCGATGTTGCGGAGGCAACCCTGAAACACTGTCTGCTGGCGGATCCGAACGACCCTCAAGCGCTACGGTTATCGGCAGATCTGGCCAACCGCCGCCAGGATGCTCATAGCGCTGCGGTCCTCTATCAATCCGCCGTCGACGTGCTAGGGGAGGCAGCAGATCGAGATATTTTGAACAATTGGTATCGGAGCCTGGTGCAGGCCGGGCGTCCCTACGACGCAATCGAGGCGCTGAGCGAGATCAGCCTTCGATTTCCTGGTGATGCACAGTCTCGCTACGATCTGGCGGGACTCGCAGCCGCCTGCGGCGTACCCGAGGCAGCCGTGCCAGCGATGAAGTGGCTCGTCCAGCGGGGGCAGAGTGATGCCGAGTCGCTATTACTACTGGCCGATCCCGGACGCGTCGAGCCTGACGCCGAAACCTGTGAGAAACTGCTGGCAATCTCGGGTGATGACCGACGGCCGGAGTTTGGGCTGGCCAAGCTAGATGCCCTACAACAGAACTGGTCTGCCGTGGCCACACGATTAGCCAGCCTCGTAGAATCATCGCCGCAATTCGCGCCCGCCTACAGTCTCTATGGAGAATCGCTACTGGAGCTCGGTGAGAGTTCGCAACTTCCAGCTTGGCGCGCCACCGCCCCACCGTCCGCTCTCGAATCAGCGCATTTCTGGCGGGTGGTTGGTCGCTGGGAACAATCGCAAGGGCATCACGAACAGGCCGCCAAAGCATTTTGGGAATCGCTGCGGCGAGACGGTACCAGCCGTCCAGAAATGCTGACGCAGTTGCTCGTGTCGCTCCATCAATTGAACCGGGATGACGATGCCGCGAAATTGACCGACCTGATCGTCAAGCAGACGGAACTCCGCGACGCCATCAAAATCCATCTCGAGCGGCTTGGTAATTCTCAGGCGGCGTGCATGCGAGTGGCCGATGCGATGTTGGCTTTGGGGCGGATCTGGGAAGCAGAAGGTTGGGCGCGAATTGCAGTTTCCCTCCCGCAGGAAAAACTGTCTGATCTCCGCGAGCGGTACATGCTGGTTCGAAATCAGCTAAGCGTGGACACACCCTGGCAACTGCCTGCGGCGGATCCCGCAGCACTGCTTGACTTGAGCTCGCTGTCCGGGACAGCCACCGGCGACGTTTCTGCGCCAGCGATTGACACTGGGCCAATTTCGCAAGGACGCATCTCGTTTGCCGACGAGGCCCAGACGCGAGGCTGGCTTCACACCTCGATTCCTGCACCTGCCGTAGGCGGCCACACGATCGCGCAGAGCGTTGGCGGCGGTGTTGCCGTCCTCGATTTTGATTGTGACGGTTGGCCCGATCTCGCCGCAGCCACCCTTGATGGTACCGCCCTGCAGAACGATTCGTCGCCCAACCGACTCAGTCGCAATCAAGATGGTCATTTTGTCGATGTGTCGGCTGCCGCAAACTATCGCGACACTGGCTTCGGCCAAGGCATCGCTGTTGGGGATTACAACGACGATGGATTCCCCGACCTGTTCGATGCCAACATTGGTCGAAACCGACTGTACCGAAATAATGGCGATGGAACGTTTAGCGACATCTCCGATGAAGTGGGATTGAGTGGGGAAGCGTGGACGACGTCGGTCGCCATGATTGATCTCGATGGCGATGCCGTGATCGATCTCTACGAAGCCAATTACTGTGCCGGCCGTAAGCCGTTCGAACATGAATGTCACAATCGGTTTGGGTTGGGGACGTGCTCTCCTTTGCTTTTCGATGCCGAGCCAGACCGTGTGTGGCGAGGTCGGAGCGACGGGAAATTCGTCGAGGAAACGGCCGCGTGGATGAGCCAGACCTCGCCCGGTCGAGGACTGGGGCTGGTTGCCGGTGAACTCGATCAACATCCGGGAATGGATGTATTGGTTGGCAACGACATGACTGTGAACCACTTGTGGTCATCTCAACTTGGTAAACAACCTTTCTATCTCGCCGATCTCGGTGTCATGCGAGGCTTAGGAACCAGCGGGAATTCGCGTTCTCAAGCCTCGATGGGAATCGCCGCTGCGGATGCGGACGGGGACGGCGATCTCGATCTGTTCATGACGCACTTCTCCGATGACTACAACACTTACTACGAGCAAGTCGCACCTGGATTTTGGAGTGACCGCAGCTACCAGGTTGGGCTCGGCGAACCCTCGATGAAGCTGCTCGGGTTTGGAACGCAGTGGGCCGACTTCGATAACCGGGGCGGGCAGGAGCTGATGGTCGCCAACGGCCATGTTGACCGTATCGATCGTGCTGATCTGAGTTATCGCATGCCCCCGCAGTTCTTTTCCCGGACCTCCCGTGGACGCTGGGACGAGTGGGATCGCGCGACGTTGGGTGAGTATTTTACCGGCGACCACTTAGGCCGTGCGTTGGTCGTGCTGGATGTCAACCGGGACGGGCGCCTCGATGCAGCGATTACCCATCTCGACGATCCGGCGGCGCTGCTGGTCAATCAAACACCTGACGCGGGCCGATCGATCCATTTAGAGCTCAAGGCGACGCGCTCGCCGCGCGATGCCATCGGAGCACGGGTAACCGCGACGATCGGCACCCGCAGTTTCGCCGCCCAGCTGACGACGGGCGATGGGTACATGGCCTCGAATGAGCGAAGAATTCATCTGGGGTGTGGACCTGCCGATACCGTCAGCGATGTGACCGTGATATGGCCATCGGGCGACGTCGAACAGTTTGGCACGCTCGCCAGCGGACGTGACTACTTGATCGTCGAAGGCTCCGGAGGAGCGTTGACCATGCGGGAATATCGATGA